The genomic DNA GCCAGGTCCTTCGCCACCTGACTGACATCGTCGACCCGCTCGACAGCCAGTGTTTGCCCGGGGAGATAACGATAGACCGACCAGGGCCAGGGAAAACCTTCTCCCGGCACGCCCTTGCCGAGAGGCACCGGAATGGGCAGCGGCAGTTGCGACGCCAGCAGCGGCAGCCAGCGATGTTCCTTTTCGACCTGCAGAACGTAGTGTTCGGCGCTCGGCAACCGGACGGTCATCCGGTCGCCGAGGCGAAACGTCCGGTTATCCCAGCCGCCCGGGTCGATCGGCCGTACGTCGAGTTCCGACCATTGCGGAAACTGCGCCGCGAGCAGCCGGTGCACCAGTGGTACGTCGATCGAGGGAGTTGCGGATGTCGGCTCTGTCATGACGAACGTACGCCCCGTTTGAATGTCTGCGGACGCAAGCTATGCAATCGCTTCCGGATTTCAACTTTTTAGTTCACGCCGACAACCATTCACCGGCGCGTTGTGCCGAGATGCAACAGTCGCCGCGCGGTTATCGGCGGTTGCATATTGCCGCCGCGACGGATTTCGAGGATGAAGAAAGCTTGGACATCTTGCTAGCCTGAGATCATGGAAACCCGGCAGACCGATCGCCCTTCGCTGGAGGCTCCGCAGCTCATCGCCCATCATCGGGCGGGCGAGGCTGCATGAGCACGGCCAAGGGCAAGACGCCCGCCGGCAAGCCGGCCCGCAGCACCGGTCTGCGCTTCTTCATCGTGGCCCTGCTGCTGATCGTCACCGCCATCGTCGCGACGGCCCTGCTCGCCAACGAGCAGCGCAATCTGAAAAGGGTTCTGCTCGCATTCGGCCTGCCGACGACCTTCCTCGAACGGGGAAAGCCAGACGAGACGACGGGCACGAAGCGCGCGAGGCGCGTGCCACCGCGCATCGCCCTGCCCGCCTGGACCTTCCAGGATCTGCAGACGCCGGAGCAGCCGTTCCTGCGCGCCATCCGCAGCGACCCCAAGGCGCTTTGCGACGAGTTGCGCGACGCCGGCTTTCGGGAACTCGAATGGAAATCGAGCGCCGGCGAACAGGCTCAATGGGAATGCTCCTCGCTCATTTCCTTCCCCCGGCCGGGCGAGGACAAACCCTCCTCGATCTTCATCTTCGTCAAGGGCAGCGGCGAGGAAGAGATCTCATCGTTCCGGGTCAAGCTCAACATCGAGCGCCAGGAGGACAGCCAGGCGGTGACGACGGCGGCGGCGCGCGCGGCATCCGTGTTCCTCGACCACGTGCGCTGGGCGGATGCGGCCAGCGTCACCTTGCAGATCCAGGCGCTGAGGGAATTCGACCTCAAGCGCTTCGGCAGCCGCATCCAGCTCAAGCGTGAATCCGACGAGGAGACGCAGCGCTACAATTTCCTCGCCAATCAACCCGCCCGCGCCCGCCCGAAGAACATTGCCGAACAATATTTCGACCGCAGCAAGTGGCTCGCCTATGGCGATGGCAGCCTGCGCAGTTTCGTTCGGGGACCGAGCGCCTGGAACGCTCCAGCCAAGGTGCCCGACGGAACGGGTAGCAACAAAGAGGAATCCGCGCCGTCCGTTAGCCCACCCTGACGGCCGCGTCGCTTGTCGCTTGAGCCGAAGGACGGCCTAGCGGTCGATCCGCGTCGAGAGGATGATCGACGACAGCGTCCGGTCGACACCGTCGATTTCGCCGATCCGATCGATCAGCAGGTCGAGTTCGCTGATCGACATCGCGGCGACCACGGCGATCAGGTCGAAGCTGCCGCTGACCGAATGCAGCGTCTGGATTTCCCGGATGGCGCTCAGTTCCGGGGTCACGCGCGAGAGCGCCCGCGGCGCAATGGTGATCAGCACATGCGCCTTGACCAGCCCCTTCTCGTAGCTTTCCGAGAGGCGCACGCCATAGCCGGCGATGATGCCTTCGCGCTCCAACCGCTCGATACGGGCCTGCACCGTCGTGCGCGACAGACCAAGCCTTCGGGCAATCGTCGCCGTCGGCATGCGGGCGTTCTCGCTCAAGATGGCGAGAAGCTCGCGATCCTTGTCGGTGATCTGCATTTCGTCTGTCCTGTTGGGCAATCTGCCGAATTTAGATAGGCGATTTAGTCATATTAGCGCTTCAAATCAACGGCCCCTCCCTCGACAATAGAGACACAAACAGTTCTCATACCCCGGGGGAAAGAATGAAGAATATCGTCGTCATCGGAGCAGGCAAGATCGGCTCCACCATCGCTCGCATGCTGGCCCACACCGGCGACTACAGCGTCTGCGTCGCCGACCGCGCCGCCGAGCAGCTGGAACAGGTCGAAAAGCATGCCGCGATCACGACGGCAACCGTCGACATCGGCGACAAGAAGGCGCTCGTCGCCCTTCTCTCCGGCAAGTTCGCCGTGCTCAGCGCCGCTCCGTTCCACCTGACGGTCGCAATCGCCGAAGCCGCTGCCGAAGCCGGCATCCACTACCTGGATCTTACCGAAGACGTCGAATCCACCCGCCAGGTCAAGGCGATCGCCGCCAAGGCGAACACCGCCTTCATCCCCCAGTGCGGCCTCGCACCGGGCTTCATCTCGATCGTCGCCAACGATCTCGCCAGCCGCTTCCAGACGCTGGAAAGCGTGCGCATGCGCGTCGGCGCCCTGCCGCAGTACCCGTCGAACGCTCTGAACTACAACCTCACCTGGAGCACCGACGGCGTCATCAACGAATACATCGAGCCCTGCGAGGCGATCGTTGAGAGCAACCTGATCGAAGTTCCGGCCATGGAAGAACGCGAAGAATTCTCGCTTGATGGCGTCACCTACGAAGCCTTCAACACCTCGGGCGGCCTCGGCACGCTCTGCGAAACGCTGAAGGGCAAGGTCCGCACGCTGAACTACAAGACGATCCGCTACCCGGGTCACGCCGCCATCATGAAGGCGCTGCTGAACGACCTCGGCCTGCGTCACCGCCGCGAAGTCCTCAAGGACATCTTCGAAAATTCGCTGCCGACCACCACCCAGGACGTCGTCGTGATCTTCGTTACCGTTTCGGGCTTCCGCGACGGTCGCCTGATCCAGGAAACCTACGCCAACAAGGTCTATAGCGGCGTCGTTGCCGGTCGCATGCAGAGCGGCATCCAGATCACCACGGCCGGCAGCATCTGCGCCGTGCTCGATCTGCTCGCCGAAGGCAAGATCGCCCAGAAGGGTTTCGTTCGTCAGGAAGACATCGGCCTCGACACCTTCCTCGCCAACCGCTTCGGTCACTACTACGCCCAGAAGGGCGAGAGCGCGCGCGTCGCCGGCTGAGCCAATCAGTCCTGATGCGCCGACTTCAATGCCCGGGTTCAGCCCGGGTATTTTTCGTTTCACGGTCCGCCAACGATGCGATGCGCTTAGTTGCGGCCGAATTCGTCCTCGATGCGAACGGTGTCGTCGTCGCCGAGATAGGAGCCGGTCTGCACCTCGATCAGCTCCAGCGGAATCTTGCCCGGATTGTGCAGCCGGTGCACCGTGCCCTGCGGAATGAACACCGACTCGTTCTCGTGCAGGAGCCGCGTCTCGCCGCCCATGGTGACCTCCGCCGTGCCGCGCACGACGATCCAGTGCTCGGCGCGGTGATGGTGCTTCTGCAGGGAGATTTTCTTGCCGGGCGTCACACGTAGCCGCTTCACCGAGAAGCGCTCGCCGTCGGAAAGCGCGGCCACCGCGCCCCAGGGGCGGTAGGAGGTCGGGTGCACCTCCGTCAGCGCCGCGGTTTTGGGAGAACGCGCCAGCGCCTTGACGATATGGCCGACGCTCTGGCTGTCGTCCAGCCGCCCGACATAGACGGCGTCCTCGCCGGCAATGACGGCCACGTCTTCCAACCCCTGCACCGCCAGGTGAATGTCGCGTGACAGAACCAGCGAGTTGCGGGTGTTCGACACCGTCGCCCGGTCCGTGACGACATTGCCGTCGTCATCCTTGCGCCCGGTCTTCCACACCGCATCCCAGCTTCCGAGATCCGACCAGGGGAAGGACGACGGCACAACGGCTGCATGGTCGGTCTTTTCGAACACGGCGTAGTCGACGGAAATATCCGGAGCGGCTGCGAAGCTCTCGCCGTGCAGCCGGGTGAAATCGAGATCCTTGTAGGCACCTTCGACGGCAGCCTTCGCTGCGTCGAAGACTTCGGGCGCAAAGCGCTTCAACTCGTCGAGAAAGAGCGTCACCGGCAGCATGAACAGGCCGGAGTTCCAGAGATAGCGCCCGGTCGCGATCATCGCCTCGGCTTTCGCCCGATCCGGCTTCTCGACAAAACGCGCCACCCGGTTCGTACCTTCGGCCAGCTCGTCGCCACACTCGATATAGCCGTAACCGGTGGCCGGCTCGGTCGGCGTGATGCCGAAGGTCACCAGCTCTCCCCGCCCGGCGGCCGCCTGCGCTCTCAGGATGCAGTCCTCGTAGAGGACGCCGGCATCGATCTCGTGATCGGAGGCGAGCACCTGCATGATCGCCCCTTCGCCGTAGCGCCCAAGGACTGCAAAGGCGGCGGCCGCAAGGGCCGGTGCGGTGTTGCGCGCCACCGGCTCCAAGAGGATGTCGCCGAGCTCAGCCTCGATCGTACGGGCCTGCTCGGCGACGATGAAGCGAAAGTCGCTGTTGGTGACGACGATGGCCGGCTCGTATCGCGTGCGGTCGCCCACGCGTTCGAGCGTCTGCTGGAACAGCGATCGCTCGGAAAGAATCTGCAGGAACTGCTTGGGCGCGGCTGAGCGCGAGAGCGGCCACAGTCGGGTGCCCTTTCCGCCGGCCATGATGACAGGAACAATCTTCGACGTCATGCCAGCGGTCTCTCTTCCTAGGCTGAACGATGCCGGCTCAGTACAGCAGCTCTAATGAAGAA from Ensifer adhaerens includes the following:
- a CDS encoding Lrp/AsnC family transcriptional regulator, which gives rise to MQITDKDRELLAILSENARMPTATIARRLGLSRTTVQARIERLEREGIIAGYGVRLSESYEKGLVKAHVLITIAPRALSRVTPELSAIREIQTLHSVSGSFDLIAVVAAMSISELDLLIDRIGEIDGVDRTLSSIILSTRIDR
- a CDS encoding mannose-1-phosphate guanylyltransferase/mannose-6-phosphate isomerase; amino-acid sequence: MTSKIVPVIMAGGKGTRLWPLSRSAAPKQFLQILSERSLFQQTLERVGDRTRYEPAIVVTNSDFRFIVAEQARTIEAELGDILLEPVARNTAPALAAAAFAVLGRYGEGAIMQVLASDHEIDAGVLYEDCILRAQAAAGRGELVTFGITPTEPATGYGYIECGDELAEGTNRVARFVEKPDRAKAEAMIATGRYLWNSGLFMLPVTLFLDELKRFAPEVFDAAKAAVEGAYKDLDFTRLHGESFAAAPDISVDYAVFEKTDHAAVVPSSFPWSDLGSWDAVWKTGRKDDDGNVVTDRATVSNTRNSLVLSRDIHLAVQGLEDVAVIAGEDAVYVGRLDDSQSVGHIVKALARSPKTAALTEVHPTSYRPWGAVAALSDGERFSVKRLRVTPGKKISLQKHHHRAEHWIVVRGTAEVTMGGETRLLHENESVFIPQGTVHRLHNPGKIPLELIEVQTGSYLGDDDTVRIEDEFGRN
- a CDS encoding DUF6030 family protein encodes the protein MSTAKGKTPAGKPARSTGLRFFIVALLLIVTAIVATALLANEQRNLKRVLLAFGLPTTFLERGKPDETTGTKRARRVPPRIALPAWTFQDLQTPEQPFLRAIRSDPKALCDELRDAGFRELEWKSSAGEQAQWECSSLISFPRPGEDKPSSIFIFVKGSGEEEISSFRVKLNIERQEDSQAVTTAAARAASVFLDHVRWADAASVTLQIQALREFDLKRFGSRIQLKRESDEETQRYNFLANQPARARPKNIAEQYFDRSKWLAYGDGSLRSFVRGPSAWNAPAKVPDGTGSNKEESAPSVSPP
- a CDS encoding saccharopine dehydrogenase family protein; this encodes MKNIVVIGAGKIGSTIARMLAHTGDYSVCVADRAAEQLEQVEKHAAITTATVDIGDKKALVALLSGKFAVLSAAPFHLTVAIAEAAAEAGIHYLDLTEDVESTRQVKAIAAKANTAFIPQCGLAPGFISIVANDLASRFQTLESVRMRVGALPQYPSNALNYNLTWSTDGVINEYIEPCEAIVESNLIEVPAMEEREEFSLDGVTYEAFNTSGGLGTLCETLKGKVRTLNYKTIRYPGHAAIMKALLNDLGLRHRREVLKDIFENSLPTTTQDVVVIFVTVSGFRDGRLIQETYANKVYSGVVAGRMQSGIQITTAGSICAVLDLLAEGKIAQKGFVRQEDIGLDTFLANRFGHYYAQKGESARVAG